The proteins below come from a single Candidatus Chlamydia sanziniae genomic window:
- a CDS encoding DUF5399 family protein, translating to MVEIFNYSASIYEKHAADNRLVNDFRKEVQMEGITVRDIAKHAQILDMTPKPSALIALLQTNQKTHWALFTPPNNFYTQRFSTPYLAPSLGSPDQQDQDIEKISAFLKVLTRGKFSYRSRVTPFLSYRDKEEEAKENSDKESAEDQEEDSRIQQGKVLIKALDLGIKSTNVMIDYVISRIFQFVQG from the coding sequence ATGGTAGAAATTTTCAATTACAGTGCTTCTATTTATGAAAAGCATGCTGCAGACAATAGGCTAGTCAATGACTTCCGTAAGGAAGTCCAAATGGAAGGGATCACGGTTCGCGATATTGCGAAACATGCTCAAATTCTAGACATGACTCCAAAGCCTTCAGCTTTAATTGCCCTCTTACAGACAAATCAAAAAACACATTGGGCACTTTTCACTCCTCCAAATAATTTTTATACCCAACGTTTCTCTACCCCCTACCTTGCTCCTTCTCTAGGCTCCCCGGATCAACAAGACCAAGACATAGAAAAAATTTCAGCCTTTCTTAAAGTGCTTACCCGAGGAAAGTTCTCTTATCGCAGTCGAGTAACTCCTTTTCTATCTTATCGAGATAAAGAGGAGGAAGCAAAGGAGAATTCCGACAAAGAATCCGCAGAGGACCAAGAAGAAGATTCCCGAATCCAACAAGGTAAAGTGCTCATTAAAGCATTAGACCTCGGCATTAAATCTACAAATGTTATGATTGACTATGTAATCTCACGCATTTTTCAATTTGTTCAAGGCTAA
- a CDS encoding type III secretion chaperone yields MLDNEWKAILGWGDDELEELRISGYSFLRQGHYKRALLFFEALVILDPLSIYDYQILGGLYLQIGDNDKALVTLDQALRMQGDHLPTLLNKTKALFCLNRIEEASAIATYLMSCPDAMIANDAEALLMSYNKKVLKKNLTLSR; encoded by the coding sequence ATGTTAGACAATGAGTGGAAAGCCATTCTAGGCTGGGGAGATGACGAATTAGAAGAGCTGAGAATCTCAGGGTATTCTTTTCTCCGTCAAGGGCATTATAAAAGAGCTTTACTTTTTTTTGAAGCACTAGTAATACTAGATCCCTTGAGTATTTATGACTACCAAATTCTTGGTGGTCTTTATTTGCAAATTGGCGATAACGATAAAGCGTTAGTTACCTTAGATCAAGCTCTACGCATGCAGGGGGACCACCTTCCTACCCTCTTGAATAAAACTAAAGCATTGTTTTGCCTAAATCGGATTGAAGAAGCCTCGGCAATTGCTACTTACCTAATGTCTTGTCCGGATGCAATGATTGCTAATGATGCTGAAGCTTTATTGATGAGCTATAATAAAAAGGTCCTTAAAAAAAATCTCACTCTCTCGCGATAA
- the dnaA gene encoding chromosomal replication initiator protein DnaA yields the protein MLTCNDCSTWEQFINYVKTRCSKTAFENWISPIQVLEETQEKIRLEVPNIFVQNYLLDNYKKDLCSFVPLDVHGEPALEFVVAENKKSPSILLQQKELGENAHDPIEESKDFELKLNASYRFDNFIEGPSNQFVKSAAVGIAGKPGRSYNPLFIHGGVGLGKTHLLHAIGHYVREHHKNLRIYCITTEAFINDLVHHLKSKSVDKMKNFYRSLDLLLVDDIQFLQNRQNFEEEFCNTFETLINLSKQIVITSDKPPSQLKLSERIIARMEWGLVAHVGTPDLETRVAILQHKAEQKGLQIPNEMAFYIADHIYGNVRQLEGAINKLTAYCRLFGKSLTETIIRETLKELFRSPLKQKVSVESILKSVATIFQVKLQDLKSNSRSKELVLARQVAMYLAKMLITDSLVAIGASFGKTHSTVLYACKTIEQKLQKDETLKRQINLCKNHIVG from the coding sequence ATGTTAACCTGTAACGATTGTAGTACTTGGGAACAGTTTATAAATTATGTGAAAACACGTTGTTCAAAAACAGCCTTTGAAAATTGGATTTCCCCCATTCAAGTCTTAGAAGAAACTCAAGAGAAAATTCGCTTAGAAGTTCCAAACATCTTTGTGCAAAATTACCTTCTAGACAACTATAAGAAGGATCTTTGTTCGTTTGTTCCTTTAGATGTTCATGGAGAACCTGCTTTAGAATTTGTGGTCGCAGAGAACAAGAAATCTCCTTCAATACTCTTACAACAAAAAGAGCTTGGAGAAAATGCTCATGATCCTATTGAAGAGTCTAAAGATTTTGAACTCAAGTTAAATGCTTCCTATCGCTTTGATAATTTTATAGAAGGCCCCTCCAATCAATTTGTTAAATCAGCAGCTGTGGGTATTGCGGGGAAGCCGGGACGTTCTTACAATCCCCTTTTTATTCATGGTGGCGTTGGTCTGGGCAAAACCCATTTGCTGCATGCTATAGGTCACTATGTTCGTGAACATCATAAAAACTTGCGGATTTATTGCATTACAACAGAAGCTTTTATCAACGATCTTGTCCACCACCTTAAATCAAAATCTGTTGATAAAATGAAAAATTTTTATCGTTCTCTGGATCTTCTTCTTGTCGACGATATTCAATTTTTACAGAACCGCCAAAATTTCGAAGAAGAGTTTTGCAATACCTTCGAAACTTTAATCAACTTGAGCAAGCAAATTGTTATTACTAGTGACAAACCTCCAAGTCAGTTAAAGTTATCCGAACGGATCATCGCACGCATGGAGTGGGGTCTCGTTGCTCATGTTGGTACTCCGGATTTGGAAACCCGTGTAGCTATCTTACAACATAAAGCGGAGCAAAAAGGATTACAGATTCCTAATGAAATGGCTTTCTACATTGCTGATCATATTTATGGAAATGTTCGTCAGTTAGAAGGAGCTATCAATAAGCTCACAGCCTATTGTCGACTGTTCGGTAAAAGTCTCACAGAAACGATTATCCGAGAAACCTTAAAAGAATTATTCCGCTCTCCATTAAAACAGAAAGTCTCTGTTGAAAGCATTTTAAAAAGTGTCGCTACAATATTTCAAGTTAAGCTTCAAGATTTAAAAAGCAACTCCCGTTCTAAAGAGCTCGTGCTTGCTCGTCAAGTCGCGATGTACCTAGCCAAAATGTTAATCACTGATTCTTTAGTTGCTATAGGGGCTTCTTTTGGTAAAACGCATTCGACAGTACTTTATGCATGTAAAACTATAGAACAAAAACTTCAAAAAGACGAAACTTTAAAACGTCAAATAAATTTGTGCAAAAATCATATTGTTGGATAA
- a CDS encoding bactofilin family protein, with protein sequence MFRRAGKGPFEDVQTLYEEENSSRSNYSPYSRPEHLDTPPSLFDTPKTSETRPLTHNLQEEGSLAQWPPNSRTESLLPPSEEPETTLGEGVTFKGELAFERFLRIDGTFEGILVSKGKIIIGPKGIVKADIQLQEAIIEGVVEGNITVAGKLELRGEAIVKGDIQATTLCVDEGVRILGYLAIAGITEDQKEKDSISG encoded by the coding sequence ATGTTCCGCAGAGCAGGCAAAGGTCCTTTCGAAGATGTACAAACACTTTACGAAGAAGAAAATTCTTCGCGATCTAATTATTCTCCTTATTCACGGCCTGAACATTTAGATACTCCTCCAAGCCTTTTTGATACTCCAAAAACATCAGAAACGCGTCCTTTAACACACAACTTACAAGAAGAGGGTTCCTTGGCACAATGGCCGCCAAACTCAAGGACAGAATCCCTTCTTCCGCCTTCTGAAGAACCTGAAACTACCTTAGGAGAGGGTGTAACTTTTAAAGGAGAGCTTGCCTTTGAGCGCTTTTTGCGTATCGATGGTACATTTGAAGGTATTCTTGTCTCCAAGGGAAAGATTATCATCGGTCCTAAAGGAATTGTAAAAGCTGATATCCAACTTCAAGAAGCAATTATCGAAGGTGTTGTAGAAGGCAATATTACTGTTGCTGGAAAACTAGAGCTACGCGGCGAAGCAATTGTTAAAGGTGACATCCAAGCGACAACACTCTGTGTAGATGAAGGCGTGCGGATTCTTGGTTATCTCGCCATTGCAGGAATTACTGAAGATCAGAAAGAAAAAGACTCAATATCAGGGTAG
- a CDS encoding Na(+)-transporting NADH-quinone reductase subunit B codes for MLKRFLDSLWKICQKNKFQRFTPIIDAIDTFCYEPIHSPTSPPFIRDSVDVKRWMMLVVIALFPATFLAIWNSGLQAIIYGSGNAALMQKFLHISEFRSYLSFVINDIKVLSILREGCKIFFPLLLISYGVGGLCEVLFAVIRKHKIAEGLLVTGILYPLTLPPTIPYWMAALGIAFGIVISKELFGGTGMNILNPALSGRAFLFFTFPAKMSGDVWVGKNPTVIQESLIKMNSASGKSLIDGFSQSTCLQTLNSTPPSVKRIHVDTIAAHILHMPHVPTENIIQSQFSLWTEAHPGWVLDKLTLPQLQDFVTAPLAEGGLGLLPTQFDSAYAITDVIHGIGKFSTANLFWGNVLGSLGETSTCACLLGAFFLILTGIASWRTMVAFGLGAWITAWMFKFVSVLILGKGGAWAPARFFIPAYRQLFLGGLAFGLVFMATDPISSPTMKLGKWIYGMFIGFMTILIRLINPAYPEGVMLAILLGNVFAPLIDYFAVRKYRKRRA; via the coding sequence ATGCTTAAACGATTCTTAGATTCCCTTTGGAAAATTTGTCAAAAAAATAAATTTCAGCGCTTTACTCCCATAATAGATGCTATTGATACTTTTTGCTATGAACCTATTCATTCCCCTACCTCACCTCCCTTCATTCGAGATTCTGTAGATGTCAAGCGATGGATGATGCTTGTTGTCATTGCCCTTTTCCCTGCAACGTTCTTAGCAATATGGAACTCAGGACTCCAAGCCATCATCTACGGTTCAGGAAATGCTGCTCTTATGCAGAAATTTTTACACATTTCAGAATTTCGTAGTTATCTTTCCTTTGTTATCAATGATATCAAAGTGCTCTCCATCCTTAGGGAGGGCTGTAAAATCTTTTTTCCTCTTCTCCTTATCAGCTATGGCGTTGGAGGATTATGTGAAGTTCTCTTTGCAGTGATTCGCAAACATAAAATTGCTGAAGGACTTCTTGTTACAGGAATTCTTTATCCTCTTACGCTCCCACCTACAATACCTTATTGGATGGCAGCTTTAGGGATTGCCTTTGGTATTGTGATTAGCAAAGAGCTGTTTGGAGGAACGGGAATGAATATTCTCAATCCTGCCTTATCTGGAAGAGCTTTTCTTTTCTTTACCTTCCCTGCAAAAATGAGCGGTGATGTCTGGGTTGGGAAAAATCCTACGGTAATTCAAGAAAGTCTCATCAAGATGAATTCCGCTTCAGGAAAATCTTTGATCGACGGCTTTTCACAATCTACATGTTTACAAACACTAAACTCTACACCGCCTTCTGTAAAACGCATTCATGTAGATACCATTGCAGCACATATTCTTCACATGCCGCATGTCCCTACCGAAAATATAATCCAATCACAATTTTCTCTGTGGACAGAAGCTCACCCGGGTTGGGTTTTGGATAAACTTACACTACCTCAACTCCAAGACTTTGTCACTGCCCCCCTTGCTGAAGGTGGCTTAGGGCTTCTCCCCACACAATTTGATTCAGCATATGCCATCACAGATGTCATCCATGGTATTGGGAAATTTTCCACAGCCAATCTCTTTTGGGGGAATGTTCTAGGATCTCTTGGAGAAACTTCAACATGCGCTTGCTTACTCGGAGCTTTCTTTCTCATCCTCACAGGAATTGCCTCATGGAGAACCATGGTTGCCTTTGGCTTGGGTGCCTGGATCACAGCTTGGATGTTTAAATTCGTCAGTGTACTTATTTTAGGTAAGGGTGGGGCCTGGGCGCCCGCTCGCTTTTTTATCCCTGCCTATCGCCAGCTATTTCTTGGCGGTCTTGCCTTTGGTCTTGTCTTCATGGCTACGGATCCTATTTCTTCCCCTACAATGAAACTTGGCAAATGGATTTATGGGATGTTTATAGGGTTCATGACGATCTTAATTCGCCTGATCAATCCTGCGTATCCTGAAGGCGTCATGTTAGCAATTCTCCTTGGCAATGTCTTTGCCCCTCTTATCGATTATTTCGCTGTTAGAAAATACAGAAAAAGGAGAGCGTAG
- the nqrC gene encoding NADH:ubiquinone reductase (Na(+)-transporting) subunit C, with protein MSTGSSKSPSHLNQTWYIITFILGLSLFAGLLLSTVYYLLSPIQEQAATFDRNKQMLLAVHTLDYQGHFQLYDNNAWVPAIYDKETQLLQSYEGRSPVVSSLTLDLYTQRFVRPLLADKHGAIFSFEDKHKNIVEFIKEYQESGFYHQPLLLFYAILENTNRAAMMSASEIAKDPSMIQALVIPISGFGLWGPIYGYLGIKNDGNTVLGTAWYQQGETPGLGANIANPEWQVQFYGKKIFAAATSGVTDFAMAPLGLEVIKGSVLTAFGHSPKALSAIDGISGATLTCNGVTDAYIQSLAPYRQLLISFAKLNNSGKKDVHK; from the coding sequence ATGTCTACAGGCTCTTCAAAAAGCCCTAGTCATCTAAACCAAACTTGGTATATCATCACCTTTATCCTAGGATTAAGTTTATTTGCCGGGCTCTTATTATCGACAGTATATTATTTGCTCTCTCCGATACAAGAACAAGCCGCTACTTTTGATCGTAACAAGCAAATGCTCTTGGCAGTCCATACTTTAGATTACCAAGGACATTTTCAGCTCTACGACAATAATGCTTGGGTGCCTGCTATTTATGACAAAGAGACTCAACTCTTGCAGTCCTATGAAGGCCGTTCTCCTGTAGTTTCTAGCCTAACTCTGGACCTTTATACCCAACGTTTTGTTCGTCCTTTATTAGCAGATAAACATGGAGCTATCTTCTCTTTTGAAGATAAACACAAGAACATTGTAGAGTTTATCAAAGAGTACCAAGAAAGTGGTTTTTACCACCAACCGCTTTTACTATTCTATGCTATTTTAGAAAACACAAACCGTGCTGCTATGATGTCAGCATCTGAAATTGCCAAAGATCCTTCTATGATCCAAGCCCTTGTCATTCCTATTTCAGGATTTGGTTTGTGGGGACCTATCTATGGCTACCTCGGGATTAAAAATGATGGAAATACGGTATTAGGAACTGCTTGGTATCAACAAGGGGAGACTCCAGGATTAGGAGCAAACATTGCAAATCCTGAATGGCAAGTGCAATTTTATGGGAAAAAAATCTTTGCTGCTGCTACCTCTGGGGTCACAGATTTTGCGATGGCTCCCCTGGGTCTTGAAGTTATTAAAGGTTCAGTACTCACAGCCTTTGGACATTCTCCCAAGGCACTTTCAGCTATTGATGGAATTTCAGGAGCTACCTTGACTTGTAATGGTGTGACTGATGCCTACATTCAATCTCTAGCTCCCTATCGCCAACTTTTGATAAGCTTTGCAAAGCTAAACAATTCAGGAAAAAAAGATGTCCATAAATAA
- the nqrD gene encoding NADH:ubiquinone reductase (Na(+)-transporting) subunit D, whose protein sequence is MSINKKSYKSYFLEPLWNNNQILIAILGICSALAVTTTMNTAITMGLAVSIVTGSSSFFVSLLRKVTPDSVRMITQLIIISLFVIVIDQFLKAFFFNISKTLSVFVGLIITNCIVMGRTESLARHVPPIPAFLDGFAAGLGYGWVLLFTSILREFFGFGTLLGYRILPESLYASAAHPDGYQNLSLMVLAPSAFFLLGIMIWIINILGSKNTKG, encoded by the coding sequence ATGTCCATAAATAAAAAGTCTTATAAAAGTTATTTCCTGGAACCTTTATGGAACAATAACCAAATACTCATCGCTATTTTGGGAATCTGTTCCGCTCTTGCTGTAACTACAACGATGAATACCGCGATTACCATGGGTCTAGCTGTAAGTATTGTCACAGGGAGTTCTTCATTTTTTGTTTCTCTTTTACGTAAGGTCACTCCTGATAGTGTCAGGATGATTACGCAATTAATTATTATCAGTCTATTTGTTATTGTCATCGACCAATTTCTTAAAGCTTTCTTTTTTAATATTTCCAAAACTTTATCCGTATTTGTAGGTTTGATCATCACAAATTGTATTGTTATGGGCCGGACAGAAAGCTTAGCAAGACATGTTCCTCCTATTCCTGCATTTTTGGATGGCTTCGCTGCAGGATTAGGTTATGGCTGGGTACTTCTATTTACTAGTATATTGAGAGAATTCTTTGGATTTGGAACATTGCTAGGGTACCGTATTCTCCCTGAATCACTGTATGCCTCGGCAGCACATCCCGATGGCTACCAAAACTTAAGTCTCATGGTCTTAGCTCCCTCAGCGTTTTTTCTGCTTGGCATAATGATTTGGATCATAAACATTCTTGGTTCTAAGAACACAAAAGGGTAG
- the nqrE gene encoding NADH:ubiquinone reductase (Na(+)-transporting) subunit E, giving the protein MWLGSYNWLNILGIFLQATFIQNILLANFLGMCSYLACSTRVSTANGLGMSVALVLTLTGSINWFVHAFITGPKALTWLSTSLASVNLGFLELIIFIVVIAAFTQILELFLEKVSRNLYLSLGIFLPLIAVNCAILGGVLFGMTRNYPFIPMMIFSLGAGCGWWLAIVLLATIKEKLTYSDIPKNLQGMGISFIITGLIAMAFMSLTGIDISKPTTTTPPVETTVTHSVPTIFSDEKIVS; this is encoded by the coding sequence ATGTGGTTAGGTTCTTATAATTGGCTCAATATTCTTGGTATTTTCCTTCAAGCGACCTTTATTCAAAATATCCTTCTGGCGAACTTTTTAGGAATGTGTAGTTACCTTGCCTGCTCTACTAGGGTTTCTACAGCAAATGGTTTGGGGATGTCTGTAGCTCTTGTTCTTACCCTAACCGGAAGTATCAATTGGTTTGTTCATGCGTTTATCACAGGTCCTAAGGCTCTTACTTGGCTCTCAACTTCTCTAGCCTCTGTGAACTTAGGATTTTTAGAACTCATTATTTTTATTGTTGTTATTGCTGCTTTCACACAAATCTTAGAACTTTTCTTAGAAAAAGTTTCCAGAAACCTTTACCTATCTTTAGGAATTTTTCTTCCCCTTATTGCTGTGAATTGTGCAATTCTAGGAGGTGTACTGTTCGGCATGACTCGAAATTATCCCTTCATCCCCATGATGATTTTTTCCTTAGGGGCAGGCTGTGGCTGGTGGCTTGCTATAGTCTTATTGGCGACGATTAAAGAAAAACTTACTTATTCTGATATTCCCAAAAACCTGCAAGGAATGGGAATTTCTTTTATTATCACCGGACTCATCGCCATGGCCTTTATGAGCCTTACAGGCATCGATATCTCCAAACCTACAACTACTACTCCACCTGTAGAAACAACAGTTACCCATAGTGTGCCAACTATTTTTTCTGACGAGAAGATCGTTTCGTAA
- a CDS encoding glycine cleavage protein H-like protein translates to MWYSDYHVWILPIHNRLVRLGLTKKMQTHLGMILHVDLPSIGSSCKKGDVLGILESSKSAIEVLSPVSGEILDVNQVLTENPKELNESPEEKGWLAIMRLDGELDTAQFSSSEE, encoded by the coding sequence ATGTGGTATTCTGATTATCATGTATGGATTTTACCTATCCACAATCGCTTAGTACGTCTAGGGCTGACGAAAAAAATGCAGACTCATTTGGGAATGATACTCCATGTGGATTTGCCTTCAATAGGAAGTTCCTGTAAGAAAGGAGATGTCTTGGGAATTCTAGAGTCTTCAAAATCAGCTATTGAAGTTTTAAGCCCTGTTTCTGGAGAAATTCTAGACGTAAATCAAGTATTAACAGAAAATCCTAAAGAACTTAATGAATCCCCCGAAGAGAAAGGGTGGCTGGCTATTATGCGGTTAGATGGAGAGTTAGATACTGCACAATTTTCTTCTAGTGAAGAATGA
- a CDS encoding phospholipase D-like domain-containing protein, translated as MNRINLCCIAMGIFSSLLFEQIPACAKVLSFPSEEEHVAVLVHDNGLETFEYLLHCIDHANYYVELCPCMAGGRLLKEILDHLCRRMDIAPALCAYMLIQPTFINLEDQLILKKTQERYPQRFFYVFTGCPPSNSVLHPNVMEMHVKFCLIDGKYCIMGGSNFEDFMCTPGDIEPEIVDTSRLYVGGVQRPLAFRDQDVTFRSVTIGCQLRKEFYKYFKMWEYYAQHWWFINNPEHFADDCPGFTREQAHEMFCPEFDENKDIVFVDSARVKIVFGGPHEGTPNPVTEKYLTLIRNAQSSIQIANMYFIPKDELIEALIAASFSRHIQLDILTNGCHELSPLFTSIYAWGNRINYFALSYGSYYFLWQKFLCLKKQSNPNLAIYEFAVKETQLHKKCMIVDDAIFVIGSYNFGKKSDLFDYESILVIESPEVAQKAKKVFEKDKTLSRKVENAEILDWYFHPVHYTVGHLQRNLMPG; from the coding sequence ATGAACCGCATAAACTTGTGCTGTATTGCAATGGGAATTTTTTCTTCGCTTCTCTTCGAACAGATTCCTGCTTGTGCTAAGGTGCTCTCTTTTCCCTCTGAGGAAGAACATGTTGCTGTTTTAGTCCATGATAATGGCCTAGAAACTTTTGAATACCTCCTTCATTGTATTGATCACGCAAACTATTATGTGGAACTCTGCCCTTGCATGGCAGGAGGGAGATTACTAAAAGAAATCCTAGACCATTTATGTCGGCGTATGGACATCGCCCCTGCGTTATGCGCTTACATGCTCATCCAACCTACATTCATTAATTTAGAAGATCAACTTATTCTTAAAAAAACACAGGAACGCTATCCGCAGAGATTTTTTTATGTCTTTACAGGTTGTCCTCCATCAAACAGTGTTTTGCATCCCAATGTTATGGAAATGCATGTGAAATTTTGTCTCATCGATGGCAAATATTGTATTATGGGGGGAAGTAATTTTGAAGATTTTATGTGTACTCCTGGAGATATCGAACCTGAGATTGTCGATACATCACGTTTGTATGTCGGTGGCGTACAAAGGCCTCTGGCTTTTCGTGATCAAGATGTCACTTTCCGTTCAGTAACCATAGGATGCCAACTTCGGAAAGAATTTTATAAGTATTTTAAAATGTGGGAATACTATGCTCAACATTGGTGGTTTATAAATAATCCAGAACACTTTGCTGATGATTGTCCCGGGTTCACTAGGGAGCAAGCTCATGAAATGTTTTGTCCTGAGTTTGATGAAAACAAGGATATTGTTTTCGTTGATTCTGCACGTGTGAAAATCGTCTTTGGAGGCCCTCATGAAGGCACACCCAACCCCGTAACTGAGAAATATCTTACATTAATTCGTAATGCACAATCTTCAATCCAGATTGCTAATATGTATTTTATTCCAAAAGATGAGCTTATCGAGGCTTTAATTGCTGCCTCCTTTTCCCGACACATACAGTTGGATATACTGACTAATGGATGTCATGAACTTAGCCCCTTATTCACTTCAATTTATGCATGGGGAAATCGCATAAACTATTTTGCCTTAAGCTACGGGAGTTATTATTTTCTATGGCAGAAATTCCTGTGCTTAAAAAAGCAATCCAATCCGAATCTTGCTATTTATGAATTTGCTGTTAAAGAGACGCAACTTCACAAAAAGTGCATGATTGTTGATGATGCAATTTTTGTTATCGGCAGCTACAATTTTGGTAAGAAAAGTGATCTCTTTGATTATGAAAGTATTTTAGTTATTGAGTCTCCTGAAGTCGCACAAAAGGCAAAAAAAGTTTTTGAAAAAGATAAAACACTTTCTCGAAAAGTCGAAAATGCTGAAATTCTTGATTGGTATTTTCATCCTGTCCATTACACTGTAGGCCATTTGCAACGGAATTTGATGCCCGGTTAA
- a CDS encoding lipoyl protein ligase domain-containing protein, with amino-acid sequence MEMRIIDSGKASAATHMKKDRQLFDELKADEVILHLYEWESPFSLTYGHFMRKEKFLVANAESQGLDAAVRPSGGGFVFHHSDYAFSLLMSATHPQYASTVLTNYHTVNSLVVKVLKQVFHLNGCLAEQDEAPSLRVSGNFCMAKTSKYDVLLQGKKVGGAAQRKSRQGFLHQGSLFLSGSSKEFYQKFLLPTVVDEVVEEIEKHAFFPLGIEPIPQELSQARKDVKETFIQLFCCGEL; translated from the coding sequence ATGGAAATGCGCATAATAGATTCAGGAAAAGCTTCAGCAGCAACTCATATGAAAAAAGATCGCCAATTATTTGACGAACTTAAGGCGGATGAAGTCATTTTGCACCTATACGAATGGGAAAGTCCTTTTTCTCTGACTTATGGGCATTTTATGCGCAAAGAAAAATTTTTAGTTGCCAATGCTGAAAGCCAAGGATTAGATGCTGCAGTCCGACCCAGCGGAGGAGGATTTGTCTTTCATCATAGTGATTATGCTTTCTCTTTGCTTATGTCTGCAACCCATCCTCAATACGCTTCCACCGTCTTAACTAATTATCATACGGTAAATTCTTTAGTAGTTAAAGTGCTAAAACAAGTTTTTCATTTAAATGGATGTTTAGCCGAGCAAGATGAGGCTCCCTCACTCAGGGTGTCTGGGAATTTTTGTATGGCAAAAACTTCAAAGTATGATGTTCTCTTACAAGGAAAAAAAGTGGGCGGTGCTGCCCAACGTAAAAGTCGTCAAGGATTCCTTCATCAGGGGTCTTTATTTCTTTCGGGGAGTTCTAAAGAATTTTATCAAAAATTCTTGCTTCCGACCGTTGTTGATGAAGTAGTGGAAGAAATCGAGAAGCACGCTTTTTTCCCTCTAGGAATCGAACCAATACCGCAAGAACTTTCACAAGCTCGCAAAGATGTTAAAGAAACATTTATCCAATTATTTTGCTGTGGGGAACTATGA